Proteins encoded in a region of the Variovorax sp. PAMC 28711 genome:
- a CDS encoding RidA family protein, protein MSVYDKLSQLGISLPPVSVPAAAYVPFVQTGNLVFLSGHIAKKDGKPWVGQLGAGIATEEGKAAARAIAVDLLGTLHAAVGDLNKVTRIVKLMSLVNSTGSFTEQHLVTNGASELFAEVFGPEKGAHARSAFGVAQIPMGACVEIELIAEIG, encoded by the coding sequence ATGAGCGTTTACGACAAGCTGTCCCAACTCGGCATCTCGCTGCCGCCCGTCTCCGTGCCCGCCGCCGCATATGTGCCCTTCGTGCAGACCGGCAACCTGGTCTTTCTCTCTGGCCACATCGCCAAGAAAGACGGCAAGCCCTGGGTCGGCCAGCTCGGCGCCGGCATCGCCACCGAGGAAGGCAAAGCCGCGGCCCGCGCGATCGCCGTCGACTTGCTCGGCACGCTGCATGCAGCCGTCGGCGACCTGAACAAGGTCACGCGCATCGTCAAGCTCATGAGCCTGGTCAACTCGACCGGCAGCTTCACCGAGCAGCATCTGGTGACCAACGGTGCGAGCGAGCTGTTCGCCGAAGTGTTCGGTCCCGAAAAAGGCGCGCATGCGCGCAGCGCGTTCGGCGTGGCGCAGATTCCGATGGGCGCCTGCGTCGAGATCGAACTGATCGCCGAAATCGGCTAA
- a CDS encoding transglutaminase family protein → MRLHVTHETRYDYTPPVETAQHLAHLRPLVTPSQRLVSHRLRITPEPAQRSESPDLYGNTRAFFALESTHDELVVTAESVVETSVPRLAPSVARELPWEAVRERFRYRKGFSFDAASDFGFPSPYVPLHDNFAAYARASFAPGRPTFDVAMDLTLRMHRDFLYDAESTEINTPAVEALAQRKGVCQDFAHIMIACFRTMGLPARYVSGYLLTQPPLGQPRLIGADASHAWVQVYLPGVVGPGDWADFDPTNGRQPGEDYVTLALGRDYSDVSPMRGVLHGGARHTLHVGVTVQPAEELLTASSQSQSQSQSSS, encoded by the coding sequence ATGCGCCTTCACGTCACCCACGAAACCCGCTACGACTACACGCCGCCCGTCGAGACGGCGCAGCACCTCGCGCACCTGAGGCCGCTGGTCACGCCGTCGCAACGCCTGGTCAGCCACCGGTTGCGCATCACGCCCGAGCCGGCGCAGCGCAGCGAATCGCCCGATCTCTACGGCAACACCCGCGCCTTCTTCGCCCTCGAATCGACGCACGACGAACTGGTCGTCACGGCCGAGAGCGTGGTCGAAACGTCGGTGCCGCGCCTCGCGCCATCGGTCGCACGCGAACTGCCCTGGGAAGCGGTGCGCGAGCGCTTTCGCTATCGCAAAGGGTTCAGTTTTGATGCGGCCTCGGACTTCGGCTTCCCCTCGCCCTACGTGCCGCTGCACGACAACTTCGCGGCCTACGCGCGGGCCAGTTTCGCGCCCGGCCGTCCCACGTTCGACGTCGCGATGGACCTGACGCTGCGGATGCACCGCGACTTTCTCTACGACGCCGAGAGCACCGAGATCAACACGCCGGCGGTCGAGGCGCTCGCGCAGCGCAAGGGCGTGTGCCAGGATTTCGCGCACATCATGATCGCGTGCTTTCGCACGATGGGTTTGCCCGCGCGCTACGTGAGCGGCTACCTGCTGACCCAACCGCCGCTGGGCCAGCCGCGCCTCATCGGCGCCGATGCCTCGCATGCCTGGGTGCAGGTTTACCTGCCCGGCGTGGTGGGTCCGGGCGATTGGGCCGACTTCGACCCGACGAACGGGCGCCAGCCCGGCGAAGACTACGTGACCCTGGCGCTCGGCCGCGACTACTCCGACGTCTCGCCGATGCGCGGCGTGCTGCACGGCGGCGCGCGGCACACGCTGCATGTCGGCGTCACGGTACAGCCGGCGGAGGAACTGCTGACGGCGTCGTCGCAGTCGCAGTCGCAATCCCAATCTTCTTCCTGA